One window of Ralstonia pickettii DTP0602 genomic DNA carries:
- a CDS encoding signal peptide protein, whose protein sequence is MRLALLTKTIPALAAVFALAGAAQAAPDTELSTGPVGTASGGGEGLGINQAIRDGEARRGASLSTGAPKPLAPRSEYSSLPVYVGKVGDQPVRLRLGPKPDERDSVRGEYTGRGAGVRLLAGEWENGAFLMEESDDGKRVSGNWEGNIDASGAVRGTWTDAFNPAIVLPFFIRPLGVLVIPPFDMTPNSGVTYAPPPPKSSISGW, encoded by the coding sequence TTGCGCCTGGCTTTGCTGACAAAGACCATTCCGGCCCTGGCTGCCGTGTTCGCCCTGGCGGGTGCGGCGCAGGCGGCGCCTGACACCGAGTTGTCGACCGGTCCTGTGGGAACGGCGTCAGGCGGCGGGGAAGGCCTGGGCATCAACCAGGCCATCCGCGATGGCGAAGCCCGGCGCGGCGCTTCATTGTCCACCGGGGCGCCCAAACCGTTGGCGCCCCGTTCGGAATATTCATCGTTGCCGGTCTACGTTGGCAAGGTCGGCGACCAGCCGGTGCGGCTGCGCCTGGGCCCCAAGCCCGACGAGCGTGACAGCGTGCGCGGCGAATACACCGGCCGCGGCGCAGGTGTCCGGCTGCTGGCCGGCGAGTGGGAAAACGGTGCCTTCCTGATGGAAGAATCCGACGACGGCAAGCGCGTGTCGGGCAACTGGGAGGGCAATATCGACGCCAGCGGCGCCGTGCGCGGCACCTGGACCGACGCCTTTAACCCGGCCATCGTGCTGCCGTTCTTTATCCGGCCGCTGGGCGTGCTGGTGATTCCCCCGTTCGACATGACGCCCAACAGCGGCGTCACCTACGCGCCGCCGCCGCCGAAGTCCTCGATTTCCGGTTGGTAA
- a CDS encoding cystathionine beta-lyase (catalyzes the formation of L-homocysteine from cystathionine~K01760: metC; cystathionine beta-lyase [EC:4.4.1.8]), with protein sequence MLTGPREALAVLRRPDGTSKESAVSDSPSDKPASRPHYLQTVAVQPELEIAPGFASFSPATHRGSTVVFRNLAELRAQGDGATTYWRYGLHATPTSEALCQHLALIEGARHTLLQPSGLAAISLVYFALLKSGDDVLVPHNVYGPNRDHGEWLARDFGISVRYYDPMDGAGFAALIRPNTRLIWLESPGSVTMEVPDIVAMVAAAKARGVLTAIDNTWSGGVYFRPFDKGIDISVQALTKYQSGGSDVLMGSVLTRDDALHDRLRRTRMLMGWGVSADDCHLVLRGLPSMPVRLAAHDRAAREVAEWLCQRPEVARVLHPALPDCPGHANWRRDFTGASGLFAIILRARYSRKQVDAFVEALQLFAIGWSWGGAHSLAVPYHVPTMRPAGTWPPAGWQDTGELVRLYIGLEDTRDLIADLRQAMETQLAS encoded by the coding sequence TTGCTGACCGGCCCGCGCGAAGCCCTGGCGGTATTGCGCCGTCCGGACGGCACCAGCAAGGAATCCGCCGTGTCCGATTCGCCATCCGACAAGCCCGCGTCCCGCCCCCATTACCTGCAGACCGTCGCAGTCCAGCCCGAGCTGGAGATCGCGCCCGGCTTTGCCTCATTTTCTCCCGCCACGCACCGCGGCTCGACCGTAGTGTTCCGCAACCTGGCTGAACTGCGCGCGCAGGGCGATGGCGCCACCACGTACTGGCGCTACGGCCTGCACGCTACCCCGACCAGCGAGGCGCTGTGCCAACACCTGGCGCTGATCGAAGGCGCGCGCCACACGCTGCTGCAGCCGTCCGGGCTGGCGGCGATCTCGCTGGTGTACTTCGCGCTGCTCAAGAGCGGCGACGACGTGCTGGTGCCGCACAACGTCTATGGCCCGAATCGGGACCACGGCGAATGGCTGGCGCGCGACTTCGGCATAAGCGTGCGCTACTACGACCCGATGGACGGCGCCGGCTTCGCCGCGTTGATCCGCCCCAACACGCGCCTGATCTGGCTGGAGTCGCCGGGTTCGGTGACGATGGAAGTGCCCGATATCGTTGCCATGGTGGCCGCGGCCAAGGCGCGCGGCGTGCTGACCGCGATCGACAATACCTGGTCGGGCGGCGTCTATTTCCGTCCGTTCGACAAGGGCATCGATATCTCGGTGCAGGCGCTGACCAAATACCAGTCCGGCGGCAGCGACGTGCTGATGGGCTCGGTGCTGACGCGCGACGATGCACTGCACGACCGCCTCAGGCGCACCCGCATGCTGATGGGGTGGGGCGTGTCCGCCGACGACTGCCACCTGGTGCTGCGCGGGCTGCCGAGCATGCCGGTGCGTCTCGCCGCCCATGACCGCGCCGCGCGCGAGGTGGCCGAGTGGCTGTGCCAGCGGCCGGAGGTGGCGCGCGTGCTGCATCCCGCGCTGCCAGACTGCCCCGGGCATGCCAACTGGCGGCGCGATTTCACGGGCGCGAGCGGGCTGTTCGCGATCATCCTGCGCGCGCGCTACTCGCGCAAGCAGGTGGATGCCTTTGTCGAGGCGCTGCAGCTGTTCGCGATCGGCTGGTCCTGGGGCGGCGCCCACAGCCTGGCGGTGCCGTACCACGTGCCGACCATGCGCCCGGCGGGCACGTGGCCACCGGCCGGCTGGCAGGACACCGGCGAACTGGTGCGGCTTTATATCGGCCTGGAAGACACGCGCGACCTGATCGCCGACCTGCGCCAGGCGATGGAGACGCAGCTTGCCAGCTAG
- a CDS encoding membrane protein, producing the protein MKTATLRLYQTLHTWVGLMAGWALFIAFFAGAVTVFHHELHVWQSPSRLKGNVPVEAKAEPAAVDRVMQKLVTIHPEAAASAYVIMPSEGEPNISAYWQDKAGEWQMTTDARLAGDAAMQRDTSRDQVIGELSAFLNSLHYSLGIPVGGIYFMGAISVLYGLALVSGVLLHLPRLKKDLFAVRPGRNLKRFWMDTHNVLGLFSLPFHLIFAITGALFCLSLVLMMVFNTLTFDGRLFEVVPRNTTAVPEVTAAGRAVPTMPTEALVKIAREHGGERFTPESFRFQRYGDANAVVEVRGTSTQALGNLGSVGIHAASGEPNAGQLTANQTAGARDGNHGLHSALYALHFGTFGELPVRLVYLLAGLAGAFLFYSGNLLWIESRRRLRQAEQPRVHRLLAQATVGVCIGCCIGVALCFPAALLWPGRAVSYTYFTVFALACAWALLRPPVRAAVELLCVAALASLTVPLSNAILTGDHLLHAILSGHWIIAGFDIGAIALAVGYVALARATQRRARSGPAESVWALPRAAQATRATQAAAKAMPRADTP; encoded by the coding sequence ATGAAAACCGCAACCCTGCGCCTGTACCAGACACTCCATACCTGGGTCGGCCTGATGGCCGGCTGGGCCCTGTTTATCGCCTTCTTTGCCGGCGCTGTCACCGTCTTCCACCACGAACTGCACGTGTGGCAGTCGCCGTCGCGGCTCAAGGGCAATGTGCCGGTCGAGGCCAAGGCCGAGCCGGCCGCGGTCGACCGCGTTATGCAAAAGCTGGTGACGATCCATCCGGAGGCCGCCGCCAGCGCCTACGTGATCATGCCGTCCGAGGGCGAGCCCAATATCTCGGCCTACTGGCAGGACAAGGCCGGCGAGTGGCAGATGACCACCGACGCGCGCCTGGCCGGCGACGCCGCGATGCAGCGCGATACCTCGCGTGACCAGGTGATCGGCGAGCTGTCGGCCTTCCTGAACAGCCTGCACTACTCGCTCGGCATCCCGGTGGGCGGCATCTACTTCATGGGCGCGATCTCGGTGCTGTACGGACTGGCGCTGGTATCGGGCGTGCTGCTGCACCTGCCGCGCCTGAAGAAGGACCTGTTCGCGGTGCGCCCGGGACGCAACCTGAAGCGCTTCTGGATGGACACGCACAATGTGCTGGGCTTGTTCAGCCTGCCCTTTCACCTCATCTTTGCCATCACCGGCGCGCTGTTCTGCCTGTCGCTGGTGCTGATGATGGTGTTCAACACGCTGACCTTCGACGGCCGCCTGTTCGAGGTGGTGCCGCGCAACACCACCGCGGTGCCGGAAGTCACGGCGGCCGGCCGCGCAGTGCCGACTATGCCGACCGAGGCGCTGGTAAAGATCGCCCGCGAGCACGGCGGCGAGCGCTTCACCCCCGAGTCGTTCCGTTTCCAGCGCTACGGCGACGCCAACGCCGTGGTCGAAGTGCGCGGCACCAGCACGCAGGCGCTGGGCAATCTGGGCTCGGTCGGCATCCATGCCGCCAGCGGCGAGCCCAACGCCGGCCAGCTGACAGCCAACCAGACCGCGGGCGCACGCGACGGCAACCACGGGCTGCACAGCGCACTCTATGCACTGCATTTCGGCACCTTCGGCGAACTGCCGGTGCGCCTGGTCTACCTGCTGGCCGGGCTGGCGGGCGCCTTCCTGTTCTATTCGGGCAACCTGTTGTGGATCGAGTCCCGCCGCAGGCTGCGCCAGGCCGAGCAGCCGCGCGTGCACCGCCTGCTGGCGCAGGCCACGGTGGGCGTCTGCATCGGCTGCTGCATCGGCGTGGCGCTGTGCTTCCCGGCGGCGCTGCTGTGGCCCGGGCGCGCGGTCAGCTACACGTACTTCACGGTGTTCGCCCTTGCCTGTGCGTGGGCGCTGCTGCGCCCGCCGGTGCGCGCCGCGGTCGAACTGCTTTGCGTGGCCGCGCTGGCCTCACTGACCGTGCCGCTGTCGAATGCGATCCTGACCGGCGACCACCTGCTGCACGCGATCCTGAGCGGGCACTGGATCATCGCCGGCTTCGACATCGGCGCGATCGCGCTGGCGGTGGGCTATGTCGCGCTGGCGCGTGCCACGCAACGCCGGGCGCGCAGCGGCCCCGCGGAGTCGGTATGGGCGCTGCCGCGCGCGGCACAGGCCACCCGGGCCACCCAGGCCGCCGCCAAGGCGATGCCGAGGGCTGACACGCCCTGA
- a CDS encoding transmembrane lipoprotein produces the protein MSAVPTTIGTKWLAGTLLGLPLAVALCTLAILWLPGGWETGLVAAVAACLPVWVAIISCSLLFRSSASAWLWLGGANLLCFGTLWALRLAGMAPAALKAMQGLPTT, from the coding sequence ATGAGCGCGGTCCCGACCACAATCGGCACCAAATGGCTGGCCGGCACGCTGCTGGGGCTGCCGCTGGCGGTGGCGCTGTGCACGCTTGCAATCCTGTGGCTGCCGGGAGGCTGGGAAACCGGCTTGGTGGCTGCCGTGGCGGCCTGCCTGCCGGTGTGGGTCGCCATCATCAGCTGCAGCCTGCTGTTCCGCTCCAGCGCCTCCGCATGGCTGTGGCTGGGCGGCGCCAACCTGCTCTGCTTCGGCACGCTGTGGGCGCTGCGGCTGGCCGGCATGGCACCGGCGGCGCTGAAGGCCATGCAGGGCCTGCCCACCACCTGA
- a CDS encoding transmembrane lipoprotein: protein MQVLAALLGLAAAACLYLASPNQVLLPTGAVAQPRVLGWLGLLLVILSTWLWSTTDSWAVAIAATLATVPCALSAWPFVGIYVDRRRQAARRQRA, encoded by the coding sequence ATGCAAGTTCTGGCCGCCCTCCTCGGGCTGGCAGCGGCGGCGTGCCTGTACCTGGCCTCGCCCAACCAGGTCCTGCTGCCGACCGGCGCGGTCGCTCAGCCGCGCGTATTGGGCTGGCTCGGCCTGCTGCTGGTGATCCTGAGCACCTGGCTGTGGAGCACCACTGACAGCTGGGCCGTCGCCATTGCCGCCACGCTGGCGACAGTGCCGTGCGCCCTGTCGGCATGGCCATTCGTCGGCATCTATGTCGACCGCAGGCGCCAGGCGGCGCGGAGGCAACGGGCATGA
- a CDS encoding phosphoserine phosphatase (K01079: serB, PSPH; phosphoserine phosphatase [EC:3.1.3.3]) — protein MPLILQSTAPLSAADLDTVRTLARASELVPRSDTVAAAEDCAPLTPALRDALDDFCGPRAIDWAVVPAGRRLSDFRLVAMDMDSTLITIECIDEIADFCGLKAEVSAITEAAMRGEITDFNESLRRRVALLKGLDASVLDRVYEERLRLSPGAERMLQTVQALGLRTLLVSGGFVHFTEQLKARLKLDFTRANTLEIVDGKLTGNVVGEIVNADVKARTVQEVCAQIGATPDQAIVMGDGSNDLKMMAVAGLSVAFRAKPVVRAQASVAFNHVGLDGLLALFPH, from the coding sequence ATGCCCCTGATCCTCCAGAGCACCGCCCCGCTTTCCGCCGCCGACCTCGACACCGTCCGCACGCTGGCCCGCGCCTCCGAACTGGTGCCGCGCAGCGACACCGTGGCTGCCGCCGAGGACTGCGCGCCGCTGACGCCGGCGCTGCGCGATGCGCTGGATGACTTCTGCGGCCCGCGCGCGATCGACTGGGCAGTGGTGCCGGCCGGGCGCCGCCTGTCGGACTTCCGCCTGGTGGCGATGGACATGGACTCGACGCTGATCACGATCGAGTGCATCGACGAGATCGCCGACTTCTGCGGGCTCAAGGCCGAGGTCTCGGCCATCACCGAAGCCGCCATGCGCGGCGAGATCACCGACTTCAACGAAAGCCTGCGCCGCCGCGTGGCGCTGCTCAAGGGCCTGGACGCCAGCGTGCTGGACCGCGTTTATGAAGAACGCCTGCGCCTGTCCCCGGGCGCCGAGCGCATGCTGCAGACCGTGCAGGCGCTGGGCCTGCGCACGCTGCTGGTGTCCGGCGGCTTCGTGCATTTCACCGAGCAGCTCAAGGCGCGGCTGAAGCTGGACTTCACCCGCGCCAATACGCTGGAAATCGTCGACGGCAAGCTGACCGGCAACGTGGTCGGCGAGATCGTCAATGCCGACGTCAAGGCCCGCACCGTGCAGGAAGTCTGCGCGCAGATCGGCGCCACGCCGGACCAGGCCATCGTCATGGGCGACGGCTCCAACGACCTGAAGATGATGGCGGTGGCCGGGCTGTCGGTGGCCTTCCGTGCCAAGCCGGTGGTGCGCGCGCAGGCCAGCGTCGCCTTCAACCACGTTGGACTTGACGGCCTGCTGGCGCTGTTCCCGCACTGA
- a CDS encoding amidohydrolase (K01436: K01436; amidohydrolase [EC:3.5.1.-]), with protein MAVRHTASRSTARFALAGLALATGLLCNTAQAQAQATPAGAETLHAQIESRAKAVEAQLIAWRRDIHQHPELGNYETRTAKLVADHLRKLGMEVKTGVAKTGVVGVLKGGKPGPVVALRADMDALPVKERVDVPFASKAKGQYLGKEVDVMHACGHDTHVAILMATAEVLAGMRDQLPGTVKFIFQPAEESPADFEPNGSNTWGAKQMVSEGVLDNPKVDAIFGLHVTSGIESGKLGWRSGASMAAADQFWIDVKGRQTHGARPWGGIDPIVVASQIVMGLQTIQSRQVNAMLEPSVITVGTIHGGNRMNIVPEKVEMMGTVRTYDEGMKKDIHARMKRTTEAIASSAGAEANFRVVELYNATINQPALTDKMAPTLMRVAGDGNWMITPKATASEDFSFYQEKVPGLFFNLGVTPKGQDVNKAPSNHSPEFYVDEPALINGVRALSSLTVDYMVMAQR; from the coding sequence ATGGCTGTCCGTCACACCGCATCCCGTTCCACCGCCCGCTTTGCCCTCGCTGGCCTGGCCCTCGCCACCGGCCTGCTCTGCAACACCGCGCAGGCCCAGGCGCAAGCCACGCCCGCCGGCGCCGAAACCCTGCACGCCCAGATCGAATCCCGCGCCAAAGCCGTCGAAGCCCAGCTGATCGCCTGGCGCCGCGATATCCACCAGCACCCGGAACTGGGCAACTACGAGACCCGCACCGCGAAGCTCGTGGCCGACCACCTGCGCAAGCTCGGCATGGAAGTGAAGACGGGCGTGGCCAAGACCGGCGTGGTGGGCGTGCTCAAGGGCGGCAAGCCGGGCCCGGTGGTGGCGCTGCGCGCCGACATGGATGCGCTGCCGGTCAAGGAACGCGTGGACGTACCGTTCGCGTCCAAGGCCAAGGGCCAGTACCTGGGCAAGGAAGTGGACGTGATGCACGCCTGCGGCCATGACACGCACGTGGCAATCCTGATGGCGACCGCAGAAGTGCTGGCCGGCATGAGGGACCAGTTGCCGGGCACGGTGAAATTCATCTTCCAGCCCGCCGAGGAAAGCCCGGCGGACTTCGAGCCCAACGGCTCCAACACGTGGGGCGCCAAGCAGATGGTGTCCGAGGGCGTGCTGGACAACCCGAAGGTCGACGCCATCTTCGGGCTGCACGTCACCAGCGGCATCGAATCCGGCAAGTTGGGCTGGCGCAGCGGCGCCTCGATGGCCGCGGCGGACCAGTTCTGGATCGACGTCAAGGGCCGCCAGACGCACGGCGCGCGGCCGTGGGGCGGGATCGACCCGATCGTGGTCGCGTCGCAGATCGTGATGGGCCTGCAGACCATCCAGAGCCGGCAGGTCAACGCCATGCTGGAGCCTTCGGTGATCACCGTGGGCACCATCCACGGCGGCAACCGCATGAACATCGTGCCGGAAAAGGTCGAGATGATGGGCACGGTGCGCACCTATGACGAAGGCATGAAGAAGGACATCCATGCCCGCATGAAGCGCACCACCGAGGCCATTGCCAGCAGCGCCGGCGCCGAGGCCAACTTCCGCGTGGTCGAGCTGTACAACGCGACCATCAACCAGCCTGCGCTGACCGACAAGATGGCGCCAACGCTGATGCGCGTTGCCGGCGACGGCAACTGGATGATCACACCCAAGGCCACCGCCTCCGAGGACTTCTCGTTCTACCAGGAGAAGGTGCCGGGGCTGTTCTTCAACCTCGGCGTGACGCCCAAGGGGCAGGATGTGAACAAGGCGCCGTCCAACCACTCGCCCGAGTTCTATGTGGACGAGCCGGCGCTGATCAACGGCGTGCGCGCGCTGTCCAGCCTGACAGTGGACTATATGGTGATGGCGCAGCGCTGA
- a CDS encoding acetylornithine deacetylase (catalyzes the formation of L-ornithine from N(2)-acetyl-L-ornithine~K01438: argE; acetylornithine deacetylase [EC:3.5.1.16]), translated as MHAQAAPARQTASEAKRGSALEWTQRLVAYDTTSRHSNLGLIESVRDHFLAKGLKPHLSYNPQQDKANLFVTVPAANGATNGGIVLSGHTDVVPVDGQDWTTDPFKAVIRDGKLYGRGTCDMKGFIGTSLSLLPAILDAKLREPVHYALSFDEEIGCMGAPYLLAELRNRGVTPGGCIVGEPTSMRVIVAHKGINAYRCCVKGQAAHSSLTPRGVNAIEYAARLICFIRDIADEFKANGPYDQAFDVPYTTAQTGTIQGGIALNTIPALCEFVFEFRNLPGVDPEAIYARVHAYANDVLLPKMRAEHADADLTLSKIAAAPSLDVAEQAAITQLVRALTADRDTNKVAYGTEAGLFQRAGIPAVVCGPGDIQQAHKPDEFVALDQLAACEAFLHKVVDSLRVTD; from the coding sequence ATGCACGCTCAAGCCGCCCCCGCCCGCCAGACCGCCTCCGAAGCCAAGCGCGGCAGCGCGCTCGAATGGACCCAGCGGCTGGTCGCGTACGACACCACCAGCCGGCATTCCAACCTGGGGCTGATCGAGTCGGTGCGCGATCATTTCCTGGCAAAGGGGCTGAAGCCACATCTGAGCTACAACCCGCAGCAGGACAAGGCCAACCTGTTCGTCACCGTGCCTGCGGCCAACGGCGCTACCAACGGTGGCATCGTGCTGTCCGGCCACACCGACGTGGTGCCGGTGGACGGGCAGGACTGGACCACCGACCCGTTCAAGGCGGTGATCCGCGACGGCAAGCTGTATGGCCGCGGCACCTGCGACATGAAAGGTTTTATCGGTACCAGCCTGTCGCTGCTGCCCGCCATCCTCGACGCGAAGCTGCGCGAGCCGGTGCACTACGCGCTTTCCTTCGACGAAGAGATCGGGTGCATGGGCGCGCCCTATTTGCTGGCCGAGCTGCGCAACCGCGGCGTGACGCCCGGTGGCTGCATCGTCGGCGAACCGACCAGCATGCGCGTGATCGTCGCGCACAAAGGCATCAACGCCTATCGCTGCTGCGTCAAGGGCCAGGCCGCGCACTCGTCGCTGACGCCGCGTGGCGTCAATGCGATCGAATATGCCGCGCGCCTGATCTGCTTCATCCGTGATATCGCGGATGAATTCAAGGCCAACGGTCCGTACGACCAGGCCTTCGACGTGCCCTATACCACCGCGCAGACCGGCACCATCCAGGGCGGCATCGCGCTGAACACCATCCCGGCGCTGTGCGAGTTCGTGTTCGAGTTCCGCAACCTGCCTGGGGTAGATCCGGAAGCGATCTACGCGCGCGTCCATGCGTATGCCAATGACGTGCTGCTGCCGAAAATGCGGGCCGAGCATGCCGATGCCGACCTGACGCTGAGCAAGATCGCCGCCGCGCCGTCGCTGGACGTGGCCGAGCAGGCAGCGATCACGCAACTGGTGCGGGCGCTGACTGCGGACCGTGACACCAACAAGGTGGCCTACGGCACCGAAGCCGGGCTGTTCCAGCGCGCCGGCATTCCGGCCGTGGTGTGCGGCCCCGGCGATATCCAGCAGGCGCACAAGCCTGACGAGTTCGTCGCGCTCGACCAGCTGGCCGCGTGCGAGGCCTTCCTGCACAAGGTGGTCGACAGCCTGCGCGTGACTGACTGA